AACGCGCATACTCTGCGATAGGGGGGCGCAACTTCCTCTGAACAGGCCCGTGCTATGGATATCCGCAATATCGCCATCATCGCCCATGTCGACCACGGCAAGACGACACTGGTGGACCAGCTTCTAAAGCAGTCCGGCAGCTTTCGCGAAAACCAGGCCGTCGCCGAACGCGCGATGGACAGCAACGATATTGAGCGCGAACGCGGCATCACCATCCTCGCCAAGGCAACATCGGTCGAGTGGAACGGGACCCGGATCAATATCGTGGACACGCCCGGCCACGCCGATTTCGGCGGCGAGGTGGAACGGATCCTGAGCATGGTCGATGGCGTCTGCCTGCTGGTCGATGCCGCCGAAGGTCCGATGCCGCAGACCAAGTTCGTGACCTCGAAGGCGCTCGCCCTTGGCCTGAAGCCCATCGTGGTGCTGAACAAGGTCGATAAACCGGCGGCAGAACCCGAACATGCGCTGAACGAGGTATTCGACCTGTTCGCCAATCTCGGCGCGACGGATGATCAGCTTGATTTCCCGCATCTCTATGCCTCGGGCATCGGGGGATGGGCCGTCGCCGATCTCGATGATGAGCGCAAGGACCTCTCGGCGCTGTTCGACCTGATCCTGAAACATGTCGATCCGCCGAAACAGGTCGCTCAGGCGGATGAGCCCTTCCGCATGCTGGCCACTACGCTCGGCGCGGATCCCTTTCTAGGACGCATCCTGACCGGTCGGGTCGAGGCCGGTCGCGCCAAGCCGGGCGACACGGTCAAGATGCTCAACCGTCAGAATGAGCGGGTCGAGCAGTTCCGTATCTCCAAGGTTCTGGCCTTCCGCGGCCTGACGCAGCAACCGATCGACGTGGCAGAGGCAGGCGATATCGTTAGCATCGCCGGAATGGCGAAAGGCACCGTGGCCGATACGATCTGCGCGATGGAGGTTGAAGAGGCCATCCCCGCACAGCCCATCGACCCGCCCACGATCAGCGTGACCTTCGGGATCAACGATTCGCCCCTTGCCGGTCAGGACGGCAAGAAGGTGCAATCCCGCGTCATCCGCGAGCGCCTGATGAAAGAGGCCGAATCCAACGTCGCCATCAAGGTCGAGGATACGCCCGGCGGCGAGGCCTTCATCGTCTCGGGCCGGGGCGAATTGCAGATGGGCGTGCTGATCGAAAACATGCGCCGCGAAGGATTCGAATTGTCGATCTCGCGCCCCCGCGTGATCTTCCGCGAGGAAGACGGCCAGCGGATGGAGCCGGTCGAAGAAGCCATTATCGACGTCGATGACGACTATACCGGCGCGGTGATCGAGAAACTGACCGGCGACCGCAAGGGTGAGCTGATCGACATGCGCCCGGCAGGCCACGGCAAGACCCGGATCGTGGCGCATGTGCCGTCGCGCGGGCTGATCGGCTATCACGGCGAATTCATGACCGACACGCGCGGCAATGGCGTCTTGAACCGCATCTTCCACGGCTGGACCCCTTACAAGGGCAGCATTCAGGGCCGCCGTCAGGGCGTTCTGATCAGCATGGAAAACGGCGTGTCAGTGGCCTATGCGCTGTGGAACCTGGAAGAGCGCGGCAAGCTGTTCATCGGTGCGCAGGAACAGGTTTATACCGGCATGATCATCGGCGAGCACAGCCGCGACAACGATCTTGAGGTCAATCCGCTCAAGGGCAAGAAACTCACCAATGTCCGCGCGTCCGGGACCGACGAAGCCGTCCGCCTGACCCCGCCCGTGCGTATGTCGCTGGAAGAGGCCATCGCCTATATCGACGATGACGAACTGGTCGAGGTCACGCCGAAAAATATCCGCCTGCGCAAGCGCCATCTCGACCCGCATGAACGCAAACGCGCCGCGCGCTCCGAGTAATCACCCTCAGGGCCGGGGGTTTTGCACCCCGGACCCCCGCAGGATATTTGACCCAGGCTGAACGCGTATTCATTCTGGCGTAAATATATCCCGGGGTCCGGGGCAGCGCCCCGGCTACTCTCCGAAATTCTGGGTAATCCAGCCATTGATGCGGGCAGCCACCGGCGCGGTTTGTCCGGGCGATAGAATATCACCCGCAATCACATGCGCCGAGGGATCGTCGCCGGGGCCGAGCGATACCGGTGATTCCGTGACATCACCTCCCCAGCTTTCCAGCACGCGCGGAATGGCAGCGGCGTCGATGATCTGATCATTCCGGGACCACAGGGCCAGCAGCGGTTGGTTGGCCTCGGCGTAACCTGTGCTGGTCGCCTCTGCGACAAGGGCGACCATTGGCAGGATCGCCGTCAGAGGATAACAGGTCGTCCAGAATTTGCGGTGAGCTTCGTTTTTCGGCTCGAAGCAGCGTTCGCGCCCGCCGAGCAATGGCAGCCAGTGACGGGCGAGAGGCTGTCTTGCCAGAAATGCCCAACCGTTCTTGAGCCCGAAATTCGGCGAAACCAGCACCACCCCGTCGATCAGCCTGCCAAGCTGCGGATCCCGCGCGGCCATCGCTGCAAGCGTCCCTCCCGTCGATGAGCCGATCAGGATCACCTGCTTGCCGATACGGCGGCCGATCGCCACCGCTTCAGCCACATCCCGCGCCCAGTCCGAGACATGCGCCGTTCCCATCGATGCGCCGTCCAGACCGTGACCGTTCAGCCGCGCGAAATAAAGATTCGCGCCGCGCCATGCTGCGATCAGATCCGGGACAGGGCGAATTTCCTGCGATGTCGCCGAAAATCCGTGCAGATACACGATGGCCACCGGCGTCCGCACCCCTGTTCGGCCCGCCCAGACGATCCGGCGCGAGACCTCGGGCGGCACTCCGCTTTCTTCCTGATAAAGATAGGCATCCAGATCCTCGGGCAGTTCCCCGATCTGAGGCGGTTCGAAGCGCCCCGATTCGCGCGGTCCGAAAGCCCAGATCAGCGCGACAATGACAATCACGGCCAGCAGAAGCAAAAGCGACAGGCTCAGCATTTTCCGCCCCTTCGGGGCGCGGGGTTCAGCCCGGCCTTCACCGCCCTTGCCAGAGCGGCGCGGCACCGGTTTCTGCGGTGCCGACCGGGCTTTATCGACGCGGCCACGCTTAGCCACGCAGAACCCCGGTGATCGAATCCTTGATAAGCGACAGGCATTCCGGGGTTGAGAACCGATGATCCGCGCCTTTGACCAGAGACAGCCGCAGATCCGGGCTTTCGGCATGATCGAGCAGCCGCATCGCCCAATCGACCGGAACATCCGTATCGGCGGTTCCCTGCAACAGGCGCACCGGGAAATCCAGACGCAGAGGCTGGTTGAGGACAAGCTGATTGCGCCCATCCTCGATCAGGCGGCGGGTAATCACCGTCGGGCCGTCATCATATTCCGACGGCACCTCGATCCGACCCTGATCCATCAGCACGGCCCGCTGATCATCGTTGAAACCTGCCCAGAATCCGTTCTCGGTGAAATCCGGCGCGGCGGCGATGCCGACAAGCCCGGCGACGCGGTCGGACATTTGCCGCGCGACCAGAAGCGAGATCCAGCCGCCCATTGAAGAGCCGACCAGCACTTGCGGTCCTTCTGTCAGTGCCGAAATCGCGGCCACGGCATCCTCGGCCCAGTCACCGATTGCACCGTCTTCGAAGGCTCCGCCCGATTCGCCGTGACCGGAATAATCGAAACGCAGAAAGGCTCGGCCTTCCCGCGCCGCCCATTCCGCCAGATATTCGGCCTTGGTGCCGCGCATATCTGAATGGAAACCGCCCAGAAATACCACACCCGGCCTCTGCCCTTGCTGGCGAAGAAAGGCGATGCTGCGGCCCTGAGGCGTTTCCAGAAATTCGGTCATCAGCGTTCCGTCAGTTTCAACTCGATCCGGCGATTTCGTGCCATGCCCTCGGGCGTGTCATCCGATGCAACCGGACGTGTATCGGCAAATCCGGTCGGCGCAAGACGGCCCTCAGGGAAACCCAGA
This sequence is a window from Paracoccus aerodenitrificans. Protein-coding genes within it:
- the typA gene encoding translational GTPase TypA — encoded protein: MDIRNIAIIAHVDHGKTTLVDQLLKQSGSFRENQAVAERAMDSNDIERERGITILAKATSVEWNGTRINIVDTPGHADFGGEVERILSMVDGVCLLVDAAEGPMPQTKFVTSKALALGLKPIVVLNKVDKPAAEPEHALNEVFDLFANLGATDDQLDFPHLYASGIGGWAVADLDDERKDLSALFDLILKHVDPPKQVAQADEPFRMLATTLGADPFLGRILTGRVEAGRAKPGDTVKMLNRQNERVEQFRISKVLAFRGLTQQPIDVAEAGDIVSIAGMAKGTVADTICAMEVEEAIPAQPIDPPTISVTFGINDSPLAGQDGKKVQSRVIRERLMKEAESNVAIKVEDTPGGEAFIVSGRGELQMGVLIENMRREGFELSISRPRVIFREEDGQRMEPVEEAIIDVDDDYTGAVIEKLTGDRKGELIDMRPAGHGKTRIVAHVPSRGLIGYHGEFMTDTRGNGVLNRIFHGWTPYKGSIQGRRQGVLISMENGVSVAYALWNLEERGKLFIGAQEQVYTGMIIGEHSRDNDLEVNPLKGKKLTNVRASGTDEAVRLTPPVRMSLEEAIAYIDDDELVEVTPKNIRLRKRHLDPHERKRAARSE
- a CDS encoding alpha/beta hydrolase — translated: MAKRGRVDKARSAPQKPVPRRSGKGGEGRAEPRAPKGRKMLSLSLLLLLAVIVIVALIWAFGPRESGRFEPPQIGELPEDLDAYLYQEESGVPPEVSRRIVWAGRTGVRTPVAIVYLHGFSATSQEIRPVPDLIAAWRGANLYFARLNGHGLDGASMGTAHVSDWARDVAEAVAIGRRIGKQVILIGSSTGGTLAAMAARDPQLGRLIDGVVLVSPNFGLKNGWAFLARQPLARHWLPLLGGRERCFEPKNEAHRKFWTTCYPLTAILPMVALVAEATSTGYAEANQPLLALWSRNDQIIDAAAIPRVLESWGGDVTESPVSLGPGDDPSAHVIAGDILSPGQTAPVAARINGWITQNFGE
- a CDS encoding alpha/beta hydrolase — encoded protein: MTEFLETPQGRSIAFLRQQGQRPGVVFLGGFHSDMRGTKAEYLAEWAAREGRAFLRFDYSGHGESGGAFEDGAIGDWAEDAVAAISALTEGPQVLVGSSMGGWISLLVARQMSDRVAGLVGIAAAPDFTENGFWAGFNDDQRAVLMDQGRIEVPSEYDDGPTVITRRLIEDGRNQLVLNQPLRLDFPVRLLQGTADTDVPVDWAMRLLDHAESPDLRLSLVKGADHRFSTPECLSLIKDSITGVLRG